A section of the Oncorhynchus tshawytscha isolate Ot180627B linkage group LG09, Otsh_v2.0, whole genome shotgun sequence genome encodes:
- the LOC112257473 gene encoding N-lysine methyltransferase KMT5A-A isoform X4, protein MNGDMLLNSHSITLRNQNHSKSKSPALDEMTIKLIQEGKYTGRCSIQNDAQRQARKLNSEAAFVLKLADREESHSQRPCRTEEHQAPQQLLHFSPVSCLHAPSEHSSPPAPSNITHTLLANSTSIHLANQRRDIRRKAKGKKSTLRMAESGNSQNRKVTDYYPIRRSSRKSRSELKCEQKKHIDDLIINGVEEGMEVQHIDGKGRGVFATQCFQKGQYVVEYHGDLLQITDAKTKEAEYALNPTTGCYMYYFQYICKTYCVDATKETGRMGRLINHSKNGNCQTKLHDINGIPHLILVASRDVDEGEELLYDYGDRSKSSIASHPWLKY, encoded by the exons ATGAACGGG GACATGTTACTAAACagccactccatcactctccgaaACCAGAACCACAGCAAGTCCAAATCCCCTGCCCTTGATGAGATGACCATCAAACTCATACAGGAGGGAAAGTACACTGGACGCTGCTCTATACAGAATGATGCACAGAGACAAG CCAGGAAACTCAACTCTGAGGCGGCATTCGTCCTGAAGCTGGCGGATCGTGAGGAGAGCCACAGCCAGCGGCCCTGCAGGACAGAAGAGCACCAGGCCCCCCAGCAGCTTCTCCACTTCTCCCCAGTCTCCTGCCTCCATGCCCCATCTGAGCACTCCTCCCCTCCTGCCCCCAGTAACATCACCCACACCCTCCTCGCCAACAGCACCTCCATTCACCTCGCCAACCAAAGGAGGGACATCCGACGCAAGGCCAAAGGAAAGAAGTCAACACTTAGAAT GGCAGAGAGCGGAAATTCCCAAAACCGCAAAGTAACAGACTACTATCCTATAAGGAGAAGTTCCAGGAAAAGCAGATCAGAGCTGAAG TGTGAACAAAAGAAACACATCGATGATCTGATCATAAATGGGGTCGAGGAAGGAATGGAG GTGCAGCATATTGATGGGAAGGGTCGAGGAGTGTTTGCCACCCAGTGTTTCCAGAAGGGACAGTATGTAGTGGAGTACCATGGAGACCTGCTGCAGATCACCGATGCCAAAACAAAGGAGGCCGAATACGCTCTCAACCCTACCACCGGCTGCTACATGTACTACTTTCAGTATATCTGTAAAACCTACTG TGTGGACGCCACGAAAGAAACGGGTCGCATGGGTCGTCTGATCAACCACAGTAAGAATGGCAACTGTCAAACCAAACTCCATGATATCAACGGGATACCTCACCTCATCCTGGTGGCATCGCGAGACGTTGATGAGGGCGAGGAGCTGCTCTACGACTATGGCGACCGCAGCAAATCTTCCATCGCATCCCACCCCTGGCTTAAATATTGA
- the LOC112257473 gene encoding N-lysine methyltransferase KMT5A-A isoform X3 gives MNGDMLLNSHSITLRNQNHSKSKSPALDEMTIKLIQEGKYTGRCSIQNDAQRQVARKLNSEAAFVLKLADREESHSQRPCRTEEHQAPQQLLHFSPVSCLHAPSEHSSPPAPSNITHTLLANSTSIHLANQRRDIRRKAKGKKSTLRMAESGNSQNRKVTDYYPIRRSSRKSRSELKCEQKKHIDDLIINGVEEGMEVQHIDGKGRGVFATQCFQKGQYVVEYHGDLLQITDAKTKEAEYALNPTTGCYMYYFQYICKTYCVDATKETGRMGRLINHSKNGNCQTKLHDINGIPHLILVASRDVDEGEELLYDYGDRSKSSIASHPWLKY, from the exons ATGAACGGG GACATGTTACTAAACagccactccatcactctccgaaACCAGAACCACAGCAAGTCCAAATCCCCTGCCCTTGATGAGATGACCATCAAACTCATACAGGAGGGAAAGTACACTGGACGCTGCTCTATACAGAATGATGCACAGAGACAAG TAGCCAGGAAACTCAACTCTGAGGCGGCATTCGTCCTGAAGCTGGCGGATCGTGAGGAGAGCCACAGCCAGCGGCCCTGCAGGACAGAAGAGCACCAGGCCCCCCAGCAGCTTCTCCACTTCTCCCCAGTCTCCTGCCTCCATGCCCCATCTGAGCACTCCTCCCCTCCTGCCCCCAGTAACATCACCCACACCCTCCTCGCCAACAGCACCTCCATTCACCTCGCCAACCAAAGGAGGGACATCCGACGCAAGGCCAAAGGAAAGAAGTCAACACTTAGAAT GGCAGAGAGCGGAAATTCCCAAAACCGCAAAGTAACAGACTACTATCCTATAAGGAGAAGTTCCAGGAAAAGCAGATCAGAGCTGAAG TGTGAACAAAAGAAACACATCGATGATCTGATCATAAATGGGGTCGAGGAAGGAATGGAG GTGCAGCATATTGATGGGAAGGGTCGAGGAGTGTTTGCCACCCAGTGTTTCCAGAAGGGACAGTATGTAGTGGAGTACCATGGAGACCTGCTGCAGATCACCGATGCCAAAACAAAGGAGGCCGAATACGCTCTCAACCCTACCACCGGCTGCTACATGTACTACTTTCAGTATATCTGTAAAACCTACTG TGTGGACGCCACGAAAGAAACGGGTCGCATGGGTCGTCTGATCAACCACAGTAAGAATGGCAACTGTCAAACCAAACTCCATGATATCAACGGGATACCTCACCTCATCCTGGTGGCATCGCGAGACGTTGATGAGGGCGAGGAGCTGCTCTACGACTATGGCGACCGCAGCAAATCTTCCATCGCATCCCACCCCTGGCTTAAATATTGA
- the LOC112257473 gene encoding N-lysine methyltransferase KMT5A-A isoform X1, giving the protein MNGDMLLNSHSITLRNQNHSKSKSPALDEMTIKLIQEGKYTGRCSIQNDAQRQGDVARKLNSEAAFVLKLADREESHSQRPCRTEEHQAPQQLLHFSPVSCLHAPSEHSSPPAPSNITHTLLANSTSIHLANQRRDIRRKAKGKKSTLRMAESGNSQNRKVTDYYPIRRSSRKSRSELKCEQKKHIDDLIINGVEEGMEVQHIDGKGRGVFATQCFQKGQYVVEYHGDLLQITDAKTKEAEYALNPTTGCYMYYFQYICKTYCVDATKETGRMGRLINHSKNGNCQTKLHDINGIPHLILVASRDVDEGEELLYDYGDRSKSSIASHPWLKY; this is encoded by the exons ATGAACGGG GACATGTTACTAAACagccactccatcactctccgaaACCAGAACCACAGCAAGTCCAAATCCCCTGCCCTTGATGAGATGACCATCAAACTCATACAGGAGGGAAAGTACACTGGACGCTGCTCTATACAGAATGATGCACAGAGACAAGGTGACg TAGCCAGGAAACTCAACTCTGAGGCGGCATTCGTCCTGAAGCTGGCGGATCGTGAGGAGAGCCACAGCCAGCGGCCCTGCAGGACAGAAGAGCACCAGGCCCCCCAGCAGCTTCTCCACTTCTCCCCAGTCTCCTGCCTCCATGCCCCATCTGAGCACTCCTCCCCTCCTGCCCCCAGTAACATCACCCACACCCTCCTCGCCAACAGCACCTCCATTCACCTCGCCAACCAAAGGAGGGACATCCGACGCAAGGCCAAAGGAAAGAAGTCAACACTTAGAAT GGCAGAGAGCGGAAATTCCCAAAACCGCAAAGTAACAGACTACTATCCTATAAGGAGAAGTTCCAGGAAAAGCAGATCAGAGCTGAAG TGTGAACAAAAGAAACACATCGATGATCTGATCATAAATGGGGTCGAGGAAGGAATGGAG GTGCAGCATATTGATGGGAAGGGTCGAGGAGTGTTTGCCACCCAGTGTTTCCAGAAGGGACAGTATGTAGTGGAGTACCATGGAGACCTGCTGCAGATCACCGATGCCAAAACAAAGGAGGCCGAATACGCTCTCAACCCTACCACCGGCTGCTACATGTACTACTTTCAGTATATCTGTAAAACCTACTG TGTGGACGCCACGAAAGAAACGGGTCGCATGGGTCGTCTGATCAACCACAGTAAGAATGGCAACTGTCAAACCAAACTCCATGATATCAACGGGATACCTCACCTCATCCTGGTGGCATCGCGAGACGTTGATGAGGGCGAGGAGCTGCTCTACGACTATGGCGACCGCAGCAAATCTTCCATCGCATCCCACCCCTGGCTTAAATATTGA
- the LOC112257473 gene encoding N-lysine methyltransferase KMT5A-A isoform X2: MNGDMLLNSHSITLRNQNHSKSKSPALDEMTIKLIQEGKYTGRCSIQNDAQRQGDARKLNSEAAFVLKLADREESHSQRPCRTEEHQAPQQLLHFSPVSCLHAPSEHSSPPAPSNITHTLLANSTSIHLANQRRDIRRKAKGKKSTLRMAESGNSQNRKVTDYYPIRRSSRKSRSELKCEQKKHIDDLIINGVEEGMEVQHIDGKGRGVFATQCFQKGQYVVEYHGDLLQITDAKTKEAEYALNPTTGCYMYYFQYICKTYCVDATKETGRMGRLINHSKNGNCQTKLHDINGIPHLILVASRDVDEGEELLYDYGDRSKSSIASHPWLKY, encoded by the exons ATGAACGGG GACATGTTACTAAACagccactccatcactctccgaaACCAGAACCACAGCAAGTCCAAATCCCCTGCCCTTGATGAGATGACCATCAAACTCATACAGGAGGGAAAGTACACTGGACGCTGCTCTATACAGAATGATGCACAGAGACAAGGTGACg CCAGGAAACTCAACTCTGAGGCGGCATTCGTCCTGAAGCTGGCGGATCGTGAGGAGAGCCACAGCCAGCGGCCCTGCAGGACAGAAGAGCACCAGGCCCCCCAGCAGCTTCTCCACTTCTCCCCAGTCTCCTGCCTCCATGCCCCATCTGAGCACTCCTCCCCTCCTGCCCCCAGTAACATCACCCACACCCTCCTCGCCAACAGCACCTCCATTCACCTCGCCAACCAAAGGAGGGACATCCGACGCAAGGCCAAAGGAAAGAAGTCAACACTTAGAAT GGCAGAGAGCGGAAATTCCCAAAACCGCAAAGTAACAGACTACTATCCTATAAGGAGAAGTTCCAGGAAAAGCAGATCAGAGCTGAAG TGTGAACAAAAGAAACACATCGATGATCTGATCATAAATGGGGTCGAGGAAGGAATGGAG GTGCAGCATATTGATGGGAAGGGTCGAGGAGTGTTTGCCACCCAGTGTTTCCAGAAGGGACAGTATGTAGTGGAGTACCATGGAGACCTGCTGCAGATCACCGATGCCAAAACAAAGGAGGCCGAATACGCTCTCAACCCTACCACCGGCTGCTACATGTACTACTTTCAGTATATCTGTAAAACCTACTG TGTGGACGCCACGAAAGAAACGGGTCGCATGGGTCGTCTGATCAACCACAGTAAGAATGGCAACTGTCAAACCAAACTCCATGATATCAACGGGATACCTCACCTCATCCTGGTGGCATCGCGAGACGTTGATGAGGGCGAGGAGCTGCTCTACGACTATGGCGACCGCAGCAAATCTTCCATCGCATCCCACCCCTGGCTTAAATATTGA
- the snrnp35 gene encoding U11/U12 small nuclear ribonucleoprotein 35 kDa protein: protein MNDWSPVAKVYDPLKAGSIDGTDVEPHDRAVWRAMVARYKPNKAVVGDPLLTLFVARLNPQTTEEKLNEVFSNYGDIRRLRLVRDIVTGFSKGYAFVEYKEERSVVRARRDANKLVVDQSELFVDFEQERTLKGWVPRRLGGGQGGKKESGQLRFGGKDRPFRKPINLPVTMNQEWGGGSRECERGGEREERYRDGSLSRERETDWGSRGRRDDRDRGRERGVEREYHRERRDRSYERESTRERDDRRERDDRRLRDDKYRHRDRR from the coding sequence ATGAACGACTGGAGTCCAGTGGCAAAAGTCTACGACCCTCTCAAGGCGGGCAGCATCGATGGCACAGACGTGGAGCCGCATGACCGGGCCGTCTGGAGAGCCATGGTCGCCCGCTACAAACCCAACAAAGCCGTGGTGGGGGACCCGCTCCTCACTCTATTCGTGGCCCGCTTGAACCCTCAAACAACGGAGGAGAAGCTTAATGAAGTGTTTTCCAATTACGGGGATATCCGCCGGCTGCGCCTGGTGAGGGACATAGTGACTGGGTTCTCTAAAGGCTATGCCTTCGTTGAATACAAAGAGGAGCGGTCCGTGGTCAGGGCGAGGCGAGACGCCAACAAACTAGTGGTGGACCAAAGTGAGTTGTTTGTGGACTTCGAGCAGGAGAGGACCCTGAAGGGATGGGTACCTCGTCGGCTGGGCGGAGGGCAGGGGGGCAAGAAGGAGTCTGGTCAGCTGCGGTTTGGTGGAAAGGACAGACCCTTCCGCAAACCCATCAACCTTCCTGTCACCATGAACCAGGAATGGGGTGGTGGTagcagagagtgtgagagaggaggagagagggaggagcgctACAGAGATGGGTCCCTGAGccgtgagagagagactgattgggggagtagggggaggagagatgaccgagacagagggagagagaggggagtagaaagGGAGTACCAccgagagaggagggataggagtTATGAGCGTGAGTCGACGAGAGAGcgggatgacaggagagagagggatgacagaaGACTCAGGGATGATAagtacagacacagagacaggagatga